The DNA window GTTTTAGGTGCTTAATCATGGATGTTAAATTGGTTTTATTGTCACAGACAAGGAAATATGCTGACGATGTTGAGAGGAAAAGGGGACAGTATGAACACTATAACATTCTTCCACTGTATGCTGCCGGGGTAAAACCAGCGATCATGGAACTTCCAGAGGTTGGATATATGTACTATATGTAATCTTGTTTTGCTTGTGCTAACCACATTAATTATGAATGCCTGAAATTCATCATGGTCATCCTTGAAAATATAGATCAAAGCTGCACTTCATGCTATACGTGATTTGGATAATCTTCCGATGCCCAGAATTACGCTGCCACATGTTTCCTCTGATGACTTGCCGAAGGAAAGTGTTAAATCTGTCAATGACATACTCGATTGGCTTTCATCCATTTTCGGGTTTCAGGTAACTTGCACCTTCAGTTCTATCTTTGCAATATGTTTTCGTATTTACATCTAAAATGTCATCAGTTTTGGGTCTTTAGTTTGTTAGCTCTACTAATCTGCATTTATAGCTTCTTCACGTTTAAGTTGCTTTAAGGACTCACAGACATGAATGCTTGGACCTTCGGGTTGCAGTTCACTATTATTCATATACTTTATTCCTTTTGAGAATTGGCAGCAGTATTGTTCTTCATGAAGCTAGGTGAATCTTATGTGGCAATGAGGAGATTGCAACGAAAGTAATAAAGAAATTAGTGCATCTCTTTTTAATGCTCGTGAAGAAAAAATCAGAATGTTTCTAAAAAGAacatttggaaaagaaaagaactctcCCTCCCTCCTCCCCTCTCCTCCAAATCATCAAAATGAGGCTAACATTTGGAAAAACAAGATTAGTGTTGCGTGGATTTGACAATTTGTTTATCTTGTCAGATATCTAGTGTGGGTTCAGTAATACCTTTGAGCTGCCACAAAAACATCAGAGTTTTGATGGTTATAACGAAACTTGTGTGCCATGTTCATATAACCAAGTCAGCTTTATGCATAAAAGAATTCTGATTCAGTTATATTTCCTAATTATATTCTTATCTCATCTATAAAGTTTAACGAAACGAACATTAGTTTATCTAACTATataatgcttcttctttttttatcttgtggGGGATCAAAGCGAGGAAATGTGGCAAATCAGAGGGAGCACCTGATATTGCTACTAGCAAATATGGATGTAAGGAATAGGAGTCTTGATGATTATACTGCGGTAAAAGCTTGATCGCTTTCTTCTATTCTCTCTATAGAAGCTTTTTTGTTGACATctttatatcattttctttcaaagaTTGAATTAAAGCTTATTGCAGCTCAATAGTAGGACCATACAGAAATTGTTGGATAAGATTTTCAAGAATTATCGTTCATGGTGTAACTATTTGCGATGTAAATCAAATCTTAAGTAAGTTATTGTGCCACTGTGTCTTAAGTTAGATTTCAGTAGGTATGGTGTATTATTTCAGGTGGCTGAAGTTTTTTGATCTTGCAGGTTTCCTGAAAAGTCTGACACCCAACAGCTAAAGCTTATTTACATTGCACTCTATCTTCTTATATGGGGTGAAGCTTCAAATATACGATTCATGCCAGAATGCATTTGCTATATCTTCCACAAAGTACGTTTTTTATAAGACCTTTTCATGGACTACTGTCAAGtttgaattaaataatattagcaTGGCACACGCACACCCGCACGCACACACATGTTATTCGTTTCATTCAACATACCATCTTGTATAGGAATTATGATTCACATGGGCCAGCAGCATTGTAGGCCTTTGTTTTTCCTGAAagagataataaaattttaaattaattaaagaaaggcgctgggtattttttttttaatggaaaaggtATGATCTTCAACAGAAAAGGAATCCTGAATAAGTAGAGCAAGGAAACTTTCTGTGGAGAACATAAAAGATTAtaagaagaattaaaaaaacaatggctTTCTAGTCTCATTTCATATCCACTAAAGAAACTCCTAAATGCCCCCAGATACATTGTTCAACGAAGAAGCTAGGAAAATGATTGGTCCCACATTTATTATGTGAAAAAGGATTGAGTTTTTTCATACCACTGCAAATATTGCACATTtatacataattttataatccTTTCTCCCCAAACCCACCaactgcataaaaaaaaactcttccatCTTGCTATTGTTGCTGATGCTCACCAGTGGTATCAGAAATTGTATTCTACATATCCCAAACCAGACAAAAAAGGTCATGTGTCTACCCTTTATTAAGGCATATAAGAAAAGCATCATTTGAAAGTGCCTTATGAGGTCTTTTTACTTGTTATTAGTTGTTAGGATTATCTTAATCATCTACTATTGACCGAAATAAAGGTCTTAACCTTGGTTTCCAAATAGCAGAATCAATCTGTCTCTTTTGCTTGTTACGAGTTTTACAAAATCAGTTTACCAGAAGCATTTGTACCAATTATGATAGCAGAATCATTGGAAATTAATCTTTGGCATATAATTCTCCTAtcttggaaaagcaaatgaaACATTCTTAGGCTGGTATCTGTTTAGCTTCCTACATAATGATTTTTTGATGTTCCATATCTGTTTTGTATGCGAGTGTAATGCTCTCCTTATTTCCCTATGTATAAGATGGCACATGAAGTCTATGGAATATTGTTTAGCAACGTGCATCCTGTTAGTGGGGAGACATATGAGACAGCAGCACCTGATGATGAAGCTTTTCTGAGGACTGTTATAACCCCAATCTATCAGGTTTTGCGCAAGgtattttttaactcaattttttgctttttttttaaccttcaaTTACATGTTACATctggaaaataatttcatttcctTAAAAAGGAAGCAAGGAGAAACAAAGGAGGCAAGGCTAGCCATTCAAAATGGAGAAATTATGATGATTTGAATGAGTACTTCTGGTGAGATCCTTTGAAGAGTAAGTTTTGTTCCCACATTTAGTCAAGATTACTGACAGTCaacttttttcatcttttaggTCTGATAGGTGtcttaaattaaattggccAATGGACCTTAAAGcagatttttttgttcattctgACGAGATTCAACGTGCAAATGAGGTATCTCTCTCTTCTATTCCCCTCCCCACAAAACCAAAAGAAGAGGTTAAGGCATCAGAAAATATTCCGGACTCCAGTGTGTTGTAGCCTTTTACTTAAGCATGTGAACAACTGTGCTTcacaaaaatgagaaattacGGAGCACAGTGTTTGTCATCAACTTTTTCTCGCGGATCTTTAAATTCATCACCATTTTTGAAACATCTTTCAACTGGTTGGTTTTTTATTCCTCTAAAACGTGatgtaatgatgttttttaagcCATCGATAATTATGTTAGTCTCTAATGTTGAACTCTTGAACTTCTTCCGTGTtcctgaatttttatattttatgtgttCCCTTGGGGAGTGGTTTATCATGCATTTCTTCcaagtattttttgttgaagtttttgtGCTTCTTGCAGAGACCTAACCAAAGCACTGGAAAGAGGAAGCCTAAAACTAATTTTGTTGAAGTCCGCACGTTTTGGCACCTCTTTAGAAGTTTTGATCGAATGTGGATATTTCTTATATTGGCTTTGCAGGTGGCCTAAAATGTTTTGAGTTAATGCGTTCAATCAATTTTTCTGCTAGGAATCAACTGAATATGAACTTGTTTTCCAGGCTATGATAATTGTTGCTTGGAGTCCTTCTGGATCTATTATAGCCTTTTTCGATGAGGATGTCTTCAAAAGTGTTTTGAGCATCTTTATTACTTCTGCATTCCTTAATCTTCTGCAAGGTATTGGtgaaattctcaaaaaaaaaaatttcctttccagaaaagattgttttttgttattttaatttttattgcttttattcCATTGGAAAGGAAAAACTTTGCTTGCCTTATTTTCAAGCGAATTAGCAGTTCTTGTGGAATGTGGACATCAACCAAATCAAAGAAATCCTTAAGGCAATTTCTAAAGTTATATGAAACCTTAAcatggattttaaaatttttccagATGTCTATATCCTGCAATGGTTGTGTGTTGTAGATTGAGCAACATTTCTGGTTTTCCCTTGACattttcaccttttcttttgcaGCTTTTCTGGATATAATTCTGAGTCTTAATGCATGGAGGAGCTTAAAAGCCACACAAATACTGCGGTATCTTCTGAAGTTTGTTGTGGCTGCTGCATGGGCTGTGGTTCTGCCAATTGGTTATTCAAGCTCTGTGTTGAATCCAACAGGACTTGTAAAGCTCTTTAGCACCTGGTCTATGGATTGGCAGAACCAGTCATTTTATACCTATGCCATTGCAATTTATTTGATACCCAATATACTGGCTgccatattttttcttcttccgcCTTTACGGAGAACCATGGAACGTTCAAACTGGCGGATTGTCACTCTTATTATGTGGTGGGCTCAGGCAAGCATGTTTAGCACTGTTACTTCTGACTCAAGTGTTTGTGtgcatatgtgtgtgtgtgtgtttctggTTTGGTTGATAttctagattttgtttttttccctcttcaACCTAGGGgctgctttaaatttttttttgcctacCTGCAGCCAAAACTATTTGTAGGAAGAGGCATGCATGAGGATATGTTCTCACTTCTGAAGTAAGAAAACAAACgttattgattgttattttattttcatttttattttttaggaggGGATTAGTGAGGTTACTAGAAAGTTGCATTATTTGGtgcaaatatttaatatatgttagAATTCTTGTTGGGACATTCAACATGAATCTGATTCTGCTATAAATTAGAGATTCTTTCTCctaaaatcttgattttctCCTATGCACAGGTATACACTGTTTTGGATCCTGCTGATAATCTGCAAGCTAGCATTTAGCTACTACGTGGAGGTTTTCTCTCCTTAAACACCTTAGTTGTTGAATTTCAGTACTCCTTTGGATAAGATTTTGTTAATAGTATTCTGAGTTTAAATGCATTAAGTACTCACAAAACACACATCCATGTGCATACATAGAGATGTTATAAGTTTGCTTATatgcatgtttttaaaatttggatATATACACATGAAACGAAGATATTCAGATAAAGAGCATGGAATTGTCATGATTAAGTTTAGGAGGAACTCTGAAGTCTTTCCGCCACCACCTAAAAGGGTGTTCCTCTTGTTGCATAGCATGCCACATATATTTGTACTTCTCAAATTAAAGAACAGTTGCATGCAGTGCAGGGTTGGGAGTTGAGGGATAAAAACTTGACTTCCTGAAATTTACATTATTTGGAACACCCTTTGGATGCAGTTGCCATGTGAGATATTTTAAATTGCTCCAAGGATCAAACTCTTAGTTACATGGCCAATACGAGAGAAAGAAATACAATTCCTGAGAGAGAGGGTATTGAAGCCTGTGTATAATACTAGGAGAGACACAGTTTCCtgaattttcttcatttgttcCAGAAACAGATAACCCTACTATGGGAAAGTAGGGTGAAAGTGCTAAACTTTTCTGGCCTTATCTCGTATGATTGAAATCTTTTGCCACTAGCAGATAAGGAATTCTTAGATGCTGACTACCATTCTAATAGTAAGAAGGAATACAACTTCTTTTTACATTTCTCAGGAACCTTTaccttaataataaaaactacgatattttttaacaaaaaaagtgCCAAAAACAAGCTGGTAAACTCCTATACTTATCAATGATTGCACTTCTCGTGAATTTTCGCAGCAACTATACTATGGATGTGgcaaaatagaaaaagagatTCTATATTTGTCCATTCTATAGGTTCTTTACTTTTTATGTGGACGTGTTTTCTTTGTTGATCTGTCAAATTCATTCTGCTTATAACCTGTATCCTGCATATTTGTGAATAGATACTGCCTCTAGTTGAACCAACAAAGTTGATTATGGAGATTACCGTTGATAACTATCAATGGCATGAATTCTTTCCTCGACGTAATACTTCACCCTTTTCAATGACTATTTGTACTTTTTTCATCATGAAACTGTAACTAAGTCATATTTTGAAATTGTTGTAGTTACGCATAACATCGGTGTTGTTATCTCAATATGGGCCCCTGTTCTTCTGGTAAGCGGACTGAATAAGAGGTTTAATTAGGAAAGAGAAACTTCATAGCATTATGTTACATTACAAACTTTTTCAATAAGGTAAATTCCGTTATTGTGTTAGGTTTATTTTTTGGATGCACAAATATGGTATGCCATATTTTCTACACTTGTTGGTGGGATTCAAGGAGCATTCAACCATTTGGGTGAGGTTGGTGGTCATTTTTTTCTCCTATAATGATATATTCGCAATCATATGATGTGCAATGATCCTATTAACCcaacattgttttgattgttataaGAGATCTGAAATCCTAGTTCATGTTTGATTGTATGGAAATTATCACTTTACAAATGGCGGTTTTGATCGTGCATTACACTTGTAACTTTTGATTTTCCAGATAAGGACACTAGGGATGTTAAGGTCCAGATTTGAATCAGTGCCTTCAGCTTTCAGTCGCCATCTTGTGCCATCGTCAGATGAGGATGTTTCAGGGGACCATGTGATGGTAGCAATTCTAACAAATCTATGTAGTAGTTTGCTTATCTGCGCTGGCTGTCtgatatatatatcttcttctttttcatgatgTTCCTTTTGGATGCATTTTGTTCCAAATACAAAAGCAGCAATATTATTTGGTCTTCCAACTTATTTTGTACAGCAATCAATTGGAACTTTCTCCTTTGTCTTTGGCTAAATTGACAGTTCTCTTCATGTCAGGAAGAGCAACacgaaagaaaaaatattgcaaatttTTCACATGTGTGGAATGAGTTCATATATTCCTTGAGAGCAGAAGATCTGATCAGCAATCAGTTGAGACTCTTCTTgctaaataattattcaatatgTCAAGTGCATCATATTCTATAGttgtaagattttaatttacttCACTGTTCAGTGAAAGAGACTTGCTGCTTGTGCCGTATTCTTCAAGTGATGTCTCTGTCGTGCAGTGGCCTCCTTTTTTGCTTGCTAGCAAGGTAATACCTTCTGTCATTGTTATTCTTAATGTTTGTACTCAATGCAAATCCAATTCCAATTTATTTCAATGTGTTGATTGACACACGACAGATTCCTATAGCATTGGATATGGCAAAAGATTTCAAGGGGAAGGAGGACGCTGAGTTGTATAAGAAGATGGATGATTATATGCAATCAGCAGTAACTGAGTGTTATGAGACATTGAGGGACATAATATATGGCCTTCTGGAAGATAGTGCAGATAAGACGTAAGAAGCATCTGTCTTGTGAGCTTGAGTCTCGCGAGTAATATTAGATGAATATGGCCATATATGATTGATtatttatcccttttttttattttctaaataggATTGTAAGGCAGATATGTTATGAAGTAGACATGAGCATACAACAACGTCAGTTTTTGAATGAATTCCGGATGAGTGGATTGCCTATGCTTAGTGAATATCTGGAGAGATTTCTAAAATTCTTGGTAATGTGCTTTCTttatgctttcattttttttcctttttctttaatttctgagCATTTAAGCTTGTAACTTGTCATTGTGGTCTGCACTTGCTCATTTTTGAGTGCTCACACTAGAATCTTTTTGACAGCTAAGTGATCATGAAGAAGCTGATGACATGTACAAATCTCAGATAATTAATGCTCTCCAGTCTATTATAGAAGTTATCACTCAAGATATCATGACGCATGGCCATGAGTAAGCTCTGAATGATAACTAATTTACTGGGGATGTCAAAATGGTTGTGACAGACTGAACTGTGATTACTAAACGTTTAGATACATATCCCTGCAGAATCCTGGAAAAAGCTCACACTGCTACCACAGGGGATGCAAGTAGTGTAAGAGAACAGAGGTTTGGAAAGATAAATATAGGCCCTACATATAAAAAGTACTGGGCGGATAAGGTTTTCCTCATACTTgcgtattttttttacaaatgtcATGTTATGATTTCACATATACATCTTTAATTTCTTACTGTTTTATATTTCTCCCGTAGGTCATTAGGCTCCATTTACTTTTGACCACCAAGGAATCTGCCATAAATGTGCCCTCGAACTTGGATGCTCGTCGCCGAATAACTTTCTTTGCAAATTCCTTATTCATGAACATGCCGAAGGCTCCAAAAGTCCGAGACATGTTCTCTTTTAGGTGAGTGATTGAACAATGTGAAACTTGTTAGCAAAAATGTTATAGATGGGATTAGCTTTTGTCTATACTTTCATCATGGCAACAACAAGttctaaaataaatcattttcaacaATGTTCATGGCTTTTTGCCACAATCGGGTCAGAAATGAAGAAATGGTACCATTCTCATGCAAACATGATAATGATTGTGTTAATAAGGATTACACAGTTCCTTCTCTCATTCACTATCTTTATAAATGGTCACATGCTTCTATACTTCTCATTTTCTTCCGTATAGATGATCATTCATTGGTCATAAATAGAAGGTtacttgttttcatttttttctgctCTGacttttgatgtattttttgatattattagtgTTTTGACTCCATATTACAAAGAAGATGTTCTTTATTCTGATGACGAACTTCACAAGGAAAATGAAGATGGGATAACAATTTTGTTCTACCTAAAGACCATATATCGTGGTGAGTGAGTTTTGCACCAGTTCCTGCATCACACTTTTGGTCTTTTATAATGGGGTTAACTTATCAAGCACAAATGACTACAAAACAGATGAATGGAAAAATTTTGAGGAACGCACAAATACAAGTTCTTCCAAAGAGAAGATGGAGCTTACTCGTCAGTGGGTATCCTACAGGGGGCAGACCCTTGCTAGAACAGGTTTGAATAGTGAAGATTTTTGCAGCTGTACTTACCATCTTCATTTCTGGATGTTGACTAGGCTATCATGTAACCACTCatatatatttctcaaattGTTTTCCAGTGAGAGGGATGATGTACTATAGACAAGCCCTAGAACTTCAGTGCTTATTGGAATTTGCAGGAGACCATGGTTTGTGATTTCTTAACATATATACACATTATGATTTCTGAAATTTAGCATTTGATTCCATTGCCTCTAATGATTCATTCTCTTTTTGATAAACTAATCACTGTTTTTCTTTGCAGCTGTTTTGGGTGCCTTCCGTACCTTGGAACATGAGCAGGATcagaaagcttactttgatcaTGCACAAGCACTGGCTGATTTGAAGTTCACCTATGTTGTTTCCTGTCAGGTGTATGGAGCTCAGAAAAAATCCACTGAAGCCCGGGACCGAAGTTGTTACAGTAATATTCTAAATCTAATGCTAACGTAAGTTAAAATTATGTCTCTATGCGTTACATGAAGTTCTCCATTTAAATGCAAAAGGTTGATGGAATccttaatttaataacattattgcAGGAATCCTTCGCTGCGTATTGCTTACATCGACGAGAGAGAGGTGACAGTGAATGGAAAATCTCAAAAATTGTATTACTCTGTTCTCGTCAAAGGAGGTGATAAGTTTGATGAGGTATGGGACTGATTCCTTGTTTGGTGCAGAATTTAAGTGTTGCTGGATTTCTATGATAAAATTTAGAAGATTTATTGGTCACTTCCAGTTAAATTTATCACATTTCAAATTGCAATTAAGGTTTGGAAATTGCAGAGTTGTGTTCTGGAAAAAATCTAGTTAGTGTCTGCAAGATAATCCTATGGAGTACTTTGTTATCTGCAGATGTAAATAAATTGTGCTGTAAAGGACTATTTTTAAGGAACAATTACATTTATGCGATGTTCCCCAACTGCTTAGTTTAGCACCTTCATTCATTTACTGAGAATGAGGAACATGTCCTGCCTTTGCGTTCTCAAGAAAGTTTTTGAGAGTAGTTGATTGTTAATGCTGCTCCAGTATTACAAGCTTATTTTGCCATTTTTGTTCAATCTGAAACATGTTCTCTTATATGTCGTTCTTGCCACATTGCTAGGAAATCTACCGAATCAAGCTTCCAGGTCCTCCAACAGATATCGGTGAAGGAAAACCTGAGAATCAAAATCATGCCATTATCTTTACTCGTGGAGAAGCCTTACAGACTATAGACATGAATCAGGTGGTTAACTTTTTCTTTATCCTTTCATTTGTAAATTACATCACATAGTAATTCACTAAACTTTCCCTTTGTTTTCAGGACAATTACTTCGAAGAAGCTTTTAAAATGAGGAATGTGTTGGAGGAGCTTAAAAAATCTCATCGTAGGAAACAAAACCCTACGATTTTGGGTGTCAGGGAGCATATATTTACTGGAAGGTCAGCCTTACCAATTAATGGTTGTGCTAACTCATGTTAGCATGCAAGAGAATTATGTTGTAGAACAATGCTGATTTTGAAAGTATAAACCCTTATATTTCTTCCCTTTCATTTGACAGTGTTTCATCACTTGCTTGGTTCATGTCCAATCAGGAGACCAGCTTTGTGACTATTGGCCAACGTGTTTTAGCTAGTCCTCTAAGGTAAGCCTAATTTTAGCCAGCAATCAATGTATAGTATTATATACAATTTACAATTTGAATGCTCTTTCCATCTGTTAAAATTTGTATCTGCGTAcctttctattttttccttttaattctcaaacatgggatgaaaaaatttcaaacctCAGACAGATGATATTTCACTGCTtgaggaaaataaaattcaaaatcacaAATCGCTCCTGGGAATCTCCCAAAAAACGGCCATCTTATGTGTAAATCACCACTTGACAGGTTCTCCCCTTTTCCTCAAAACAGACTTGTTTTGCTCATTGATCAGTACAAGTTATCTGAATCAACTTAACAATGAGCCTTGATCCAGGTTGAAAGTATTAAGAGACcacatgattttaaaaattacttacaTAAAAGAGGACTCTAGAACTCCTTCAACTTTCAAATATAGGAAAAATTGCAAGCTTCAAATTATTTAGACACCCTGTGACGATTATTTGCTTGTCTTTAATGTCTTGAAATCAAAATGTCAAATAATTCGTCTGTCTTGAATTCTTCAATTTGCCTAGACATGAATTCAATTAGTCCAACAGTTCTTTAATGAAGAGAGGTTCGATCCTTTTAGAGCAGAACAACTCAAATTTTACAGGAGCATGTTATTTTTtgtacttttggatgaaaatgGTGTCTTCTCTCTTGCTCGTGTCATAACAAACTATTTGGAGTGCCTCGTTTCCATTAACATGCAATGTTGTAGTTTGCAGTTCTATagcatttttgttgtttttcacgTACAATGTTGTATGTTGctctaattaaaatattctgTCTCATGctcaaaaatctaatttaattttgttctatTACCACCAATTTAAGATTCTAACAAATGTTGTCTAACTTCATAGGGTACGATTCCATTACGGCCATCCTGATATATTTGACAGAATATTCCACATAACAAGGGGTGGCATAAGCAAagcttcaaaaataataaacttaagCGAGGATATATTTGCAGGTAATTTTATATGGGTTTGAACACTATTGCCATTAGATATAATTATCGTGTGATGGTTAAGCATTCGGATGTCTTCAGGATACAACACAACCCTACGTGGGGGATATGTAACGCATCATGAATATATCCAAGTAGGGAAAGGGCGTGATGTGGGGATGAATCAGATATCATCTTTTGAGGCAAAGGTTGCAAATGGAAATGGAGAGCAGACACTTAGCCGTGATGTTTATCGACTGGGGCGCCGTTTTGACTTCTATAGGATGCTCTCATTCTACTATACAACAGTTGGTTTCTATTTCAGTAGCATGGTATGTTGATCTTTATTTCACTGTCTTTGTGCCGAACAAAAGTCTAAGTTTCTTGCTTCCTTTTATAGTCTTCTTGACTACTACTGGTGgcatctctttttctttaagttttcTGAGTTATGGTGGTTTGTTGGTCTCCTTGAGGAGTTCCACATCTGGAGCTTCAAGGTGATTTCATTCCCTTCATTACTTCTGTTTTAGGAAATGCCCTTATCTTCCTccctgtttatgtttttttttttcaatttaaaaaaaaatggataacatAACTCTAACTAGGCTCCCCAGTAAATGTAGCTCAGATTATTCTTATCTACATATTCCAAGCTGCTTATTGAGGACGGAGCGTCATTTATGCTGGTATCAAAATATAAGCAATTAAACATTAAGAATAAGATCAGATTGTTTCAGATGGGGCCCTATGCTTCAGTCCTCTGTGGTGACCAATATTACGTAGTGATGGTTTCACAATTATTTCCTGCATTAATGAGGTACTAAAAAAAAGGAGACCCCAGTTTTATGGAATTCAAAAGCGCTAGATACCATTAGGTGATTCAGGTCACTTGGCCAGCTTGTTACTTGTGAAGCCATTTTAATATTCCTACCAAGATTTACTTCAAGTTTTATTATAACTACATGGAATGGAAAGTGTGTGTTATAGTTTGATTTGGTATGTTTTTGTCGTTTCAGGTAACTGTGATTACTGTATATGTGTTCTTATATGGACGCATATACATGGTACTGAGTGGATTAGATAGGGAGATTCTTATGGACCCGAGCATAAGTGAGAGCAAGGTCCTTGAACAGGCTATGGCTCCTCAATCCATTTTTCAGCTGGGCTTTTTTCTAGTGCTGCCCATGGTTATGGAAATTGGCTTGGAGAAAGGGTTCCGCACTGCTCTAGGTGATTTTGTCATTATGCAGCTACAGCTTGCATCTGTGTTCTTTACATTCCAGCTTGGAACCAAATCACATTATT is part of the Populus trichocarpa isolate Nisqually-1 chromosome 2, P.trichocarpa_v4.1, whole genome shotgun sequence genome and encodes:
- the LOC7468731 gene encoding callose synthase 7, whose protein sequence is MASSSGTKNDTGPAPRSLSRRMTRAPTMMLDLPDEDNASVDSELVPSSLAGIAPILRVANEIEKDNPRVAYLCRFHAFEKAHKMDQTSSGRGVRQFKTYLLHRLEREELETKFQLARNDPREIQLYYQRFYEQNIKDAQHTKKPEEMAKILRIATVLYDVLQTVVPTGKVDNETRKYADDVERKRGQYEHYNILPLYAAGVKPAIMELPEIKAALHAIRDLDNLPMPRITLPHVSSDDLPKESVKSVNDILDWLSSIFGFQRGNVANQREHLILLLANMDVRNRSLDDYTALNSRTIQKLLDKIFKNYRSWCNYLRCKSNLKFPEKSDTQQLKLIYIALYLLIWGEASNIRFMPECICYIFHKMAHEVYGILFSNVHPVSGETYETAAPDDEAFLRTVITPIYQVLRKEARRNKGGKASHSKWRNYDDLNEYFWSDRCLKLNWPMDLKADFFVHSDEIQRANERPNQSTGKRKPKTNFVEVRTFWHLFRSFDRMWIFLILALQAMIIVAWSPSGSIIAFFDEDVFKSVLSIFITSAFLNLLQAFLDIILSLNAWRSLKATQILRYLLKFVVAAAWAVVLPIGYSSSVLNPTGLVKLFSTWSMDWQNQSFYTYAIAIYLIPNILAAIFFLLPPLRRTMERSNWRIVTLIMWWAQPKLFVGRGMHEDMFSLLKYTLFWILLIICKLAFSYYVEILPLVEPTKLIMEITVDNYQWHEFFPRLTHNIGVVISIWAPVLLVYFLDAQIWYAIFSTLVGGIQGAFNHLGEIRTLGMLRSRFESVPSAFSRHLVPSSDEDVSGDHVMEEQHERKNIANFSHVWNEFIYSLRAEDLISNHERDLLLVPYSSSDVSVVQWPPFLLASKIPIALDMAKDFKGKEDAELYKKMDDYMQSAVTECYETLRDIIYGLLEDSADKTIVRQICYEVDMSIQQRQFLNEFRMSGLPMLSEYLERFLKFLLSDHEEADDMYKSQIINALQSIIEVITQDIMTHGHEILEKAHTATTGDASSVREQRFGKINIGPTYKKYWADKVIRLHLLLTTKESAINVPSNLDARRRITFFANSLFMNMPKAPKVRDMFSFSVLTPYYKEDVLYSDDELHKENEDGITILFYLKTIYRDEWKNFEERTNTSSSKEKMELTRQWVSYRGQTLARTVRGMMYYRQALELQCLLEFAGDHAVLGAFRTLEHEQDQKAYFDHAQALADLKFTYVVSCQVYGAQKKSTEARDRSCYSNILNLMLTNPSLRIAYIDEREVTVNGKSQKLYYSVLVKGGDKFDEEIYRIKLPGPPTDIGEGKPENQNHAIIFTRGEALQTIDMNQDNYFEEAFKMRNVLEELKKSHRRKQNPTILGVREHIFTGSVSSLAWFMSNQETSFVTIGQRVLASPLRVRFHYGHPDIFDRIFHITRGGISKASKIINLSEDIFAGYNTTLRGGYVTHHEYIQVGKGRDVGMNQISSFEAKVANGNGEQTLSRDVYRLGRRFDFYRMLSFYYTTVGFYFSSMVTVITVYVFLYGRIYMVLSGLDREILMDPSISESKVLEQAMAPQSIFQLGFFLVLPMVMEIGLEKGFRTALGDFVIMQLQLASVFFTFQLGTKSHYFGRTILHGGSKYRATGRGFVVFHAKFAENYRLYSRSHFVKGLELFILLIVYEVYGASYRSSSLFMFITLSMWFMVGSWLFAPFVFNPSGFDWQKTVDDWTDWKRWMGNRGGIGISPDKSWESWWAGEHEHLRHTNFRGWLLEIILAFRFFIYQYGIVYHLDISHHSKSLLVYGLSWIVMITALLVLKMVSMGRRKFRTDFQLMFRILKALLFLGFMSVMTVLFVVCGLTIQDLFAAILAFMPTGWALLLIGQACMSLFKWIGFWDSLKELARAYEYIMGLLLFMPIAILSWFSFVSEFQTRLLFNQAFSRGLQISMILAGKKDGSDTVKKDVPETVKKDGADAGRKAPSN